Proteins from a genomic interval of Pseudomonas asplenii:
- a CDS encoding LysR family transcriptional regulator, with the protein MNLSKVDLNLFIVFDAIYTEANLTRAGQIVGITQPAVSNALARLRETFNDPLFVRTAQGMVPTPMAQNIIGPVRNALSLLRTSVQESRIFNPLQANKTYRISMTDLTEAVILPPLFQRLRRLAPTVAIESFLSKRRETTKELAAGRIDFAVDAPLNTDPQVRHVRLMEDRYVCAMRKGHPLAGKDKLSLDDYLGLTHIHISSRRNGLGHVDLALGKMGIQRKIALRSQHYLMASQVLQQTDMVMTVPERFARRHELHYFHLPVHDVPPVETHLYWHESTDQDPANRWMREQIIELCQQVTAHEKKLDKA; encoded by the coding sequence ATGAATCTGAGCAAGGTCGACCTCAATCTTTTCATCGTCTTCGACGCCATCTACACCGAAGCCAACCTGACCCGTGCCGGGCAGATCGTCGGCATTACCCAACCGGCGGTCTCCAATGCCCTGGCCCGCCTGCGGGAAACCTTCAACGACCCGCTGTTCGTGCGCACCGCCCAAGGGATGGTGCCCACGCCGATGGCGCAGAACATCATCGGCCCGGTACGCAATGCGCTGTCGCTGTTGCGCACCTCGGTCCAGGAAAGCCGCATCTTCAACCCGTTGCAGGCGAACAAGACCTACCGCATCAGCATGACCGACCTCACCGAGGCGGTGATCCTGCCGCCGCTGTTCCAGCGCCTGCGTCGCCTGGCACCGACCGTGGCGATCGAGAGTTTCCTCTCCAAGCGCCGCGAAACCACCAAGGAACTGGCCGCCGGGCGCATCGACTTCGCCGTCGACGCCCCGCTCAACACCGACCCGCAGGTGCGCCACGTGCGCCTGATGGAAGACCGCTACGTCTGCGCCATGCGCAAGGGCCACCCGCTGGCGGGCAAGGACAAGCTGAGCCTGGACGATTACCTGGGGCTGACCCACATCCATATCTCCAGCCGGCGCAACGGCCTGGGCCATGTCGACCTGGCCCTGGGCAAGATGGGCATCCAGCGCAAGATCGCCCTGCGCTCGCAGCATTACCTGATGGCCTCGCAGGTGCTGCAGCAGACCGACATGGTCATGACCGTACCGGAGCGTTTCGCCCGCCGGCACGAATTGCATTACTTCCACCTGCCGGTCCATGACGTGCCCCCCGTGGAAACCCACCTCTACTGGCACGAAAGCACCGACCAGGATCCGGCCAACCGCTGGATGCGCGAACAGATCATCGAACTGTGCCAGCAGGTCACCGCCCACGAGAAGAAACTCGACAAGGCCTGA
- a CDS encoding autotransporter assembly complex protein TamA, which yields MTFSGRVTSGLLLLLCSTVALAQSELDVRVNPANDELKSNVEGYIGSLGDRSERALERFSRGAEEQAKKAAQALGYYQPRIDSEVEGGKTPRLIIKIDPGEPVHLRNVTVRIDGPAAHLKAFRIPKSDALRPGAVLNHGHYEDAKRLIQNQASRYGFFSGRFTAQKLLVDPQAGVADIELVYDSGPRYALGPVHFSGDTPFDEDLLQRMVPFKPDTPYDSELIAELNQALQSSGYFEGVRVDAVPTAATAQVIPVDVQLETRKPRTLGLGLGFSTDVGPRGKASWTRHWVNGEGDSYGIESEISAPRQNIGVWYDHPLDPPLTDKLRWAAGYQYEELANTDSLSKLLTVGPEWHSKLPNGWQRVISLKWQREEYRLGDDSGLSTLLMPGVSYSYLRSDNRIDPHNGYRLQFDAKVAKEGLGSDNNLLYGTALFKGLTTVWDKHRFLGRVQFGGSATNGYKSVPPSLRFFAGGDQSVRGYEYQTLSPENSDGDRIGGRYMVAGSVEYQYSIADKWRIATFIDQGNSFNTLDFPSLKTGVGIGVRWVSPVGPIRLDLAHALDDPGGIRLHFSMGPEL from the coding sequence ATGACGTTTTCAGGAAGAGTTACCAGCGGCCTGCTCCTGCTTTTATGCAGTACGGTGGCGCTGGCGCAGAGTGAACTCGATGTTCGGGTCAACCCGGCCAACGATGAGTTGAAGTCCAATGTGGAAGGCTATATCGGCAGCCTCGGCGATCGCAGCGAGCGTGCACTCGAACGCTTCAGCCGGGGGGCCGAGGAGCAGGCGAAGAAAGCGGCCCAGGCCCTTGGCTACTATCAGCCACGTATCGACAGCGAGGTCGAGGGCGGCAAGACCCCGCGCCTGATCATCAAGATCGATCCTGGTGAGCCGGTGCACCTGCGCAACGTCACGGTGCGGATCGACGGGCCCGCCGCGCACCTCAAGGCGTTCCGTATTCCGAAAAGCGATGCCCTGCGTCCCGGTGCCGTGCTCAATCACGGTCATTATGAAGACGCCAAGCGGTTGATCCAGAACCAGGCCTCGCGCTACGGCTTCTTCAGCGGACGATTCACCGCGCAGAAACTGCTGGTCGATCCACAGGCCGGGGTTGCCGATATCGAGCTGGTCTACGACAGCGGTCCGCGCTATGCCTTGGGCCCGGTGCATTTTTCCGGCGACACGCCGTTCGACGAGGACCTGCTGCAACGCATGGTGCCGTTCAAGCCCGATACCCCGTACGACTCCGAGCTGATCGCCGAACTCAACCAGGCGCTGCAATCGAGCGGTTACTTCGAGGGGGTACGGGTCGACGCCGTGCCGACCGCCGCCACGGCCCAGGTGATTCCTGTGGATGTCCAGTTGGAAACCCGCAAACCACGGACCCTGGGCCTGGGCCTCGGTTTTTCGACCGACGTCGGGCCACGCGGCAAGGCCAGTTGGACCCGGCACTGGGTCAACGGCGAGGGTGACAGCTACGGTATCGAAAGCGAAATCTCCGCGCCCCGTCAGAACATCGGCGTCTGGTATGACCATCCACTGGACCCGCCACTGACCGACAAGCTGCGCTGGGCGGCCGGTTATCAATATGAAGAACTGGCCAACACCGACAGCCTGAGCAAGCTGCTCACCGTCGGCCCCGAGTGGCACAGCAAGTTGCCCAACGGCTGGCAACGGGTAATCTCGCTGAAATGGCAGCGCGAGGAATATCGCCTGGGCGACGACTCGGGCCTGAGCACCTTGCTGATGCCCGGCGTCAGCTATTCGTACCTGCGCAGCGACAACCGTATCGACCCGCACAACGGCTATCGTCTGCAGTTCGATGCCAAGGTTGCCAAGGAAGGGCTGGGCTCGGACAACAATCTGCTGTACGGCACGGCCCTGTTCAAGGGCCTGACCACCGTCTGGGACAAGCATCGGTTCCTTGGGCGGGTGCAGTTCGGCGGCAGCGCCACCAACGGCTACAAGTCGGTGCCGCCGTCGTTGCGCTTCTTTGCCGGGGGCGACCAGAGCGTACGCGGCTACGAGTACCAGACCCTGTCCCCGGAGAACTCTGACGGCGACCGGATCGGTGGCCGCTACATGGTGGCCGGCAGTGTCGAGTACCAGTATTCCATCGCCGACAAGTGGCGGATCGCGACCTTCATCGACCAGGGCAATTCCTTCAATACCCTGGATTTTCCCAGCTTGAAGACCGGTGTCGGTATCGGTGTGCGCTGGGTTTCGCCGGTCGGACCGATTCGTCTCGACCTGGCCCATGCCCTGGATGATCCGGGCGGTATTCGTTTGCACTTTTCCATGGGACCCGAGCTGTGA
- the xthA gene encoding exodeoxyribonuclease III has product MKIVSFNINGLRARPHQLAALIEKHQPDVIGLQETKVSDEQFPQAEIEALGYHVSFHGQKGHYGVALLSRQAPLSLHKGFEGDDEQAQKRFIWGTFADENGNPVTIMNGYFPQGESRDHPTKFPAKAKFYQDLQQLLESRFSNDAPLVVMGDINISPEDSDIGIGADNAKRWLKTGKCSFLPEEREWLGRLKNWGLVDSFRHLHPEVNDRFSWFDYRSRGFEDEPKRGLRIDVIMASNGLLPRVKAGGVDYELRGMEKPSDHAPIWLELS; this is encoded by the coding sequence ATGAAGATCGTCTCGTTCAACATCAACGGCCTGCGTGCCCGCCCCCATCAGCTGGCGGCGCTGATCGAGAAGCACCAGCCGGACGTGATCGGCCTGCAGGAAACCAAGGTCTCCGACGAACAGTTTCCCCAGGCAGAAATCGAGGCGCTGGGCTACCACGTCAGCTTCCATGGGCAGAAGGGCCATTACGGCGTCGCGCTGCTCTCGCGCCAGGCGCCGCTGAGCCTGCACAAGGGGTTCGAAGGCGATGACGAGCAAGCCCAGAAACGCTTTATCTGGGGCACCTTCGCCGATGAGAACGGCAACCCGGTGACCATCATGAATGGCTATTTCCCCCAGGGCGAAAGCCGCGACCACCCGACCAAGTTCCCAGCCAAGGCCAAGTTCTACCAGGACCTGCAACAGTTGCTGGAAAGCCGTTTCAGCAACGACGCGCCACTGGTGGTGATGGGCGACATCAACATCTCCCCCGAGGACAGCGACATCGGCATCGGTGCCGACAACGCCAAGCGCTGGCTGAAGACCGGCAAGTGCAGCTTCCTGCCGGAAGAGCGCGAGTGGCTGGGCCGCCTGAAGAACTGGGGCCTGGTGGACAGCTTCCGCCATCTGCATCCCGAGGTGAACGACCGTTTCAGCTGGTTCGACTACCGCAGCCGGGGTTTCGAGGACGAGCCCAAGCGCGGGCTGCGCATCGACGTGATCATGGCCTCCAACGGGTTGCTGCCACGGGTCAAGGCCGGTGGCGTCGACTATGAATTGCGCGGTATGGAAAAACCTTCCGATCATGCGCCGATCTGGCTGGAGTTGAGCTGA
- a CDS encoding substrate-binding domain-containing protein, whose product MLRALALLLFCALAPTVQAALPTPPDDGLVLRIQGSNTIGASLGPALVKGWLVELGLHGVHDTATGKANEQRVLATTEQGRRVRVDIAAHGSSTGFAALKAGSADLAAASRPIKDSERQALESLGDLKSPEAEQVIAIDGVAIILHPQNPLTRLDTRQLAKIFAGEVKTWEELGGIGGPIHLYARDDQSGTWDTFRELVLTPHGKSLSNAARRFESSEQLSDAVSQDPAGIGFIGLPYVRQAKAVAIVDGDSQAMLPLASLIATEDYPLSRRLFFYLPPNAANPWAHSLLQFAQSQAGQALVARSGFIAQTVKAMPVAASAQMPADYQALAKQAQRLSVNFRFEEGSASLDNKARQDLQRVLDYLRARDKLNERVTLVGFGDAKSDPERAQLLSKLRAMAVRRELLKGGVVFRDILGLGEQMPVAANTADEGRIKNRRVEVWVY is encoded by the coding sequence ATGCTGCGTGCGCTCGCCCTGCTGCTTTTCTGCGCCCTGGCCCCCACGGTCCAGGCCGCCCTCCCCACACCGCCCGACGACGGTCTGGTGCTGCGTATCCAGGGTTCCAACACCATCGGTGCCAGCCTGGGGCCTGCGCTGGTCAAGGGCTGGCTGGTCGAACTGGGCCTGCACGGCGTGCATGATACCGCCACCGGCAAGGCCAACGAACAGCGGGTTCTGGCCACCACCGAGCAGGGCCGCCGCGTGCGCGTGGACATCGCCGCCCATGGCTCCAGCACCGGCTTTGCCGCCCTCAAGGCCGGCAGTGCCGACCTCGCCGCCGCTTCCCGACCGATCAAGGACAGCGAACGCCAGGCGCTGGAGTCACTCGGCGACCTGAAAAGCCCCGAGGCCGAACAGGTGATCGCCATTGATGGCGTGGCGATCATCCTGCATCCGCAAAACCCGCTGACCCGCCTCGATACCCGGCAACTGGCGAAGATCTTCGCCGGCGAAGTGAAAACCTGGGAAGAACTGGGCGGCATCGGCGGACCGATTCATCTGTATGCCCGCGATGACCAGTCCGGTACCTGGGACACCTTCCGTGAGCTGGTCCTGACCCCGCACGGCAAATCCCTGAGCAACGCGGCCAGACGATTCGAGTCCAGCGAACAGTTGTCGGACGCCGTGAGCCAGGACCCGGCCGGTATCGGCTTCATCGGCCTGCCTTATGTACGCCAGGCCAAGGCCGTGGCGATTGTCGATGGCGACTCGCAAGCGATGTTGCCGCTCGCCAGCCTGATCGCCACCGAGGACTATCCGCTGTCGCGCCGACTGTTTTTCTACTTGCCGCCGAATGCCGCCAATCCCTGGGCGCACTCGCTGCTGCAATTCGCCCAGAGCCAAGCCGGCCAGGCGCTTGTCGCGCGCAGCGGATTCATCGCCCAGACGGTCAAGGCGATGCCGGTAGCCGCCAGCGCACAGATGCCCGCCGACTACCAGGCATTGGCGAAACAGGCCCAGCGCCTGTCGGTGAATTTCCGTTTCGAAGAAGGCAGCGCCAGCCTGGACAACAAGGCCCGCCAGGATCTGCAACGGGTACTCGATTACCTGCGCGCCCGCGACAAGTTGAACGAACGGGTCACGCTGGTGGGATTCGGCGATGCCAAGAGCGACCCGGAGCGGGCGCAACTGCTGTCGAAACTGCGGGCCATGGCCGTGCGTCGGGAACTGCTCAAGGGCGGCGTGGTGTTTCGCGACATTCTAGGCTTGGGCGAGCAGATGCCGGTGGCGGCCAATACCGCCGATGAAGGCCGGATCAAGAACCGCCGGGTCGAGGTGTGGGTCTACTGA
- a CDS encoding acyl-CoA dehydrogenase: protein MDFAYSPKVQELRERVTAFMDAYVYPAEPVFERQVAEGDRWQPTAIMEELKAKARAEGLWNLFLPESELGAGLTNLEYAPLAEIMGRSLLGPEPFNCSAPDTGNMEVLVRYANEEQKQRWLEPLLRGEIRSAFAMTEPDVASSDATNMAARAVRDGDEWVINGKKWWTSGACDPRCKILIFMGLSNPDAPRHQQHSMILVPVDTPGVKILRPLPVFGYDDAPHGHAEVLFENVRVPYENVLLGEGRGFEIAQGRLGPGRIHHCMRSIGMAERALELMCKRSVNRTAFGKPLARLGGNIDKIADSRMEIDMARLLTLKAAYMMDTAGNKVAKSEIAQIKVVAPNVALKVIDRAIQIHGGAGVSNDFPLAYMYAMQRTLRLADGPDEVHRAAIGKYEIGKYVPREMMRSGH, encoded by the coding sequence ATGGATTTCGCCTATTCGCCCAAGGTCCAGGAACTGCGCGAGCGTGTCACCGCGTTCATGGACGCCTATGTCTATCCGGCCGAACCGGTGTTCGAGCGTCAGGTCGCCGAGGGCGATCGCTGGCAGCCCACCGCGATCATGGAAGAACTCAAGGCCAAGGCCCGCGCCGAAGGTTTGTGGAACCTGTTCCTGCCGGAGTCCGAACTGGGCGCGGGGCTGACCAACCTGGAATACGCGCCGCTGGCGGAAATCATGGGCCGCTCGCTGCTGGGCCCGGAGCCGTTCAACTGCTCAGCGCCGGACACCGGCAACATGGAAGTGCTGGTGCGCTACGCCAATGAAGAACAGAAGCAGCGCTGGCTCGAACCGTTGCTGCGCGGCGAGATCCGCTCGGCCTTCGCCATGACCGAGCCGGACGTGGCTTCCTCCGATGCCACCAACATGGCCGCCCGCGCGGTGCGTGACGGCGACGAGTGGGTGATCAACGGCAAGAAATGGTGGACCTCCGGCGCTTGCGATCCGCGCTGCAAGATTCTCATCTTCATGGGCCTGAGCAACCCGGATGCGCCGCGGCACCAGCAGCATTCGATGATCCTGGTGCCGGTGGACACCCCCGGCGTGAAGATCCTCCGGCCACTGCCGGTGTTCGGTTACGACGATGCGCCGCACGGTCACGCCGAAGTGCTGTTCGAGAATGTGCGGGTGCCGTACGAGAACGTGCTGCTGGGCGAGGGCCGTGGTTTCGAGATCGCCCAGGGGCGCCTGGGGCCTGGGCGGATTCACCACTGCATGCGTTCGATCGGCATGGCCGAACGGGCACTGGAATTGATGTGCAAGCGCTCGGTCAACCGCACCGCGTTCGGCAAGCCGCTGGCACGACTGGGCGGTAACATCGACAAGATCGCCGATTCGCGGATGGAGATCGACATGGCACGCCTGCTGACCCTGAAGGCGGCGTACATGATGGACACTGCGGGTAACAAGGTGGCCAAGAGCGAGATTGCCCAGATCAAGGTGGTGGCGCCGAACGTGGCCTTGAAGGTGATTGACCGGGCGATCCAGATCCATGGCGGGGCAGGCGTCTCCAACGACTTCCCGCTGGCGTACATGTATGCGATGCAGCGCACCTTGCGCCTGGCCGATGGGCCGGATGAGGTGCATCGGGCGGCGATTGGCAAGTACGAGATTGGCAAGTACGTACCACGGGAGATGATGCGCAGCGGTCATTGA
- a CDS encoding MerR family transcriptional regulator, producing the protein MSSQTYSISDLARELDITTRAIRFYEEQGMLAPERRGLERIYSARDKVTLKLILRGKRIGFSLAECRELIELYDPSGGNQKQLNTMLAKIAERRAQLEQQLLDIEQMKLELDTAEERCMQALAQTLE; encoded by the coding sequence ATGAGCAGCCAGACCTACAGCATCTCCGACCTCGCCCGCGAGCTCGACATCACCACCCGTGCCATCCGCTTCTATGAAGAACAAGGCATGCTGGCCCCCGAGCGCCGGGGCCTGGAGCGCATCTATTCGGCCCGTGACAAGGTGACCCTGAAACTGATCCTGCGTGGCAAGCGCATCGGCTTCTCCCTCGCCGAGTGCCGCGAACTGATCGAGTTGTACGACCCCAGCGGCGGCAACCAGAAGCAGCTCAACACCATGCTGGCGAAAATCGCCGAGCGCCGCGCGCAACTGGAACAGCAACTGCTGGATATCGAACAGATGAAACTGGAACTCGACACCGCCGAGGAGCGTTGCATGCAGGCGCTGGCACAGACCCTCGAATAA
- a CDS encoding GNAT family N-acetyltransferase, whose product MPDTPETTASIHLLDSGYSREARSLLYHAYRHEPLFGYLFESERAGYEQRVRATVRELVKQHFFQELPAIGLLVNDRLIGIALIAPPLRRLGITESWAWRMRMLLGTGFKCTRRYLDYQQAVLACVPSAALHVLPLLGIHPQFQGQHYGEQLLTAVHNWCAEDEHSQGVILDTGNPRYLEFYKRQGYEEIGEIAVGPILEHVFYHAHPQTLQTAMA is encoded by the coding sequence ATGCCCGACACTCCAGAAACCACTGCCAGTATTCACCTGCTCGACAGCGGCTACTCACGTGAAGCCCGCTCCCTGCTCTATCACGCCTATCGTCACGAACCGCTCTTCGGCTATCTGTTCGAGTCCGAACGGGCCGGTTACGAGCAGCGGGTGCGGGCCACCGTACGTGAGCTGGTCAAGCAGCATTTTTTCCAGGAGTTGCCCGCCATTGGCCTGTTGGTCAACGATCGCCTGATCGGCATCGCGCTGATCGCGCCGCCGCTACGTCGCCTGGGCATTACCGAGAGTTGGGCGTGGCGCATGCGTATGCTGCTCGGGACCGGTTTCAAGTGCACCCGGCGCTACCTGGACTACCAGCAGGCGGTATTGGCCTGTGTGCCTTCGGCCGCCCTGCATGTATTGCCGCTGCTGGGTATTCACCCGCAGTTCCAGGGCCAGCATTATGGTGAGCAGCTGCTGACGGCAGTACACAACTGGTGCGCCGAGGACGAGCACTCGCAGGGCGTGATCCTCGATACGGGGAACCCGCGCTACCTGGAGTTTTACAAGCGCCAAGGCTATGAGGAAATCGGAGAAATTGCTGTAGGACCGATTCTTGAACATGTGTTTTATCACGCCCACCCGCAGACGTTACAAACAGCAATGGCTTAA
- a CDS encoding hydroxymethylglutaryl-CoA lyase — MSLPPHVRLVEVGPRDGLQNEAQPISVADKVRLVDRLTDAGLDYIEVGSFVSPKWVPQMAGSAEVFAGIQRKPGVTYAALAPNLRGFEDAVAAGVKEVAVFAAASEAFSQRNINCSIKESLERFAPIMDAARQHDITVRGYVSCVLGCPYEGPVAAEQVAVVARELYAMGCYEVSLGDTIGTGTAGATRRMFEVVSASVPRDKLAGHFHDTYGQAMANLYASLLEGIQVFDSSIAGLGGCPYAKGASGNVATEDVLYLLNGLGINTGVDLDRLLLAGQEICSVLGRASGSRVARARQAG; from the coding sequence ATGTCCCTCCCCCCCCACGTCCGCCTGGTCGAAGTCGGCCCCCGCGACGGCCTGCAGAACGAAGCCCAGCCCATCAGCGTCGCCGACAAGGTTCGTCTGGTCGACCGCCTGACCGACGCGGGCCTGGACTACATCGAAGTCGGCAGTTTCGTCTCGCCCAAATGGGTGCCGCAGATGGCCGGCTCGGCCGAGGTCTTCGCCGGTATCCAGCGCAAGCCGGGCGTTACCTATGCCGCCCTGGCCCCCAACCTGCGCGGCTTCGAAGATGCCGTGGCCGCCGGGGTCAAGGAAGTGGCGGTATTCGCCGCCGCGTCCGAGGCTTTTTCCCAACGCAACATCAACTGTTCCATCAAGGAAAGCCTCGAACGCTTCGCGCCGATCATGGACGCCGCCCGCCAACATGACATAACCGTGCGCGGCTACGTGTCCTGCGTGTTGGGCTGCCCGTACGAAGGTCCAGTGGCCGCCGAGCAGGTCGCGGTGGTCGCCCGCGAGCTGTATGCAATGGGCTGCTACGAAGTGTCCCTGGGCGACACCATCGGCACCGGCACCGCAGGCGCTACCCGAAGGATGTTCGAGGTGGTCTCCGCCAGCGTGCCACGGGACAAGCTCGCCGGACATTTCCACGACACCTACGGCCAGGCCATGGCCAATCTCTATGCCAGCCTGCTCGAAGGTATCCAGGTGTTCGACAGTTCCATCGCCGGCCTCGGCGGCTGCCCCTATGCCAAGGGCGCCAGCGGTAACGTCGCCACCGAAGACGTGCTCTACCTGCTCAATGGCCTGGGTATCAACACCGGTGTCGACCTTGATCGTCTGCTGCTGGCCGGCCAGGAAATCTGCAGCGTGCTCGGCCGGGCCAGCGGGTCGCGGGTCGCCCGGGCGCGGCAGGCGGGATGA